The Pectinophora gossypiella chromosome 10, ilPecGoss1.1, whole genome shotgun sequence genome contains a region encoding:
- the LOC126370140 gene encoding uncharacterized protein LOC126370140, whose product MVIIKEHGLTDDELTYEVTENVDPSEEVAVFIESRRGKTILQYNDHRYRKAYKSKHGVRWVCSIDKNCPAFVYLNDNDEIIMSNQEHTHTAPMQPAIEAPNDTAVVITSRKGKEMLLFKHYTYRKQYNKGSRSRWVCSTLKNCRACVFTNNSNVITSAFEEHCHDPPKYYLKPNHVLEALREPLIFESD is encoded by the exons ATGGTAATAATAAAGGAACATGGTCTTACTGACGATGAATTGACCTACGAAGTGACTGAAAATGTAGATCCGAGCGAGGAAGTGGCCGTTTTCATAGAGTCACGACGTGGCAAGACCATTCTTCAGTATAACGACCATAGATACCGGAAGGCTTATAAGTCAAAACATGGTGTCCGTTGGGTGTGCTCCATTGACAAGAACTGCCCTGCGTTTGTTTACTTGAACGACAATGATGAGATAATAATGTCGAACCAAGAACACACTCATACCGCGCCCATGCAACCAGCAATCGAAGCTCCTAATG ACACGGCAGTGGTTATAACGTCCAGGAAAGGCAAGGAAATGTTACTGTTCAAACATTACACTTACAGGAAACAATACAACAAGGGTTCTAGGTCTCGTTGGGTTTGCTCGACGCTGAAGAACTGTCGCGCTTGCGTCTTTACAAACAACAGTAACGTCATCACGTCGGCTTTCGAAGAACATTGCCATGACCCGCCGAAGTACTATCTGAAGCCGAACCATGTGCTCGAAGCTTTAAGAGAGCCGCTTATATTTGAGTCTGATTAA
- the LOC126370128 gene encoding uncharacterized protein LOC126370128, which produces MSDKIDTRKRSWVWKYFHRMSSIIFRCTLCNVVLSIKGCNTNNMNRHVRTRHPTIYKAECMMKRAPSMEQIEADFTEVETPIAVKTEEICSEKDFDDPFETPQQRQRRSWIWLYFTRVSSTSAQCKLCNRNICHGGNATGNMNRHLKMIHHKTRDDHTWVWKVFENSEDDFYTCKLCQYQCMKFTDLDKSLACILAHLKDEHGVVSGDQIITGNDGEDEDNN; this is translated from the exons ATGAGTGACAAAATAG ATACCCGTAAAAGGAGCTGGGTATGGAAGTACTTCCACAGAATGAGTAGCATTATCTTCCGTTGCACTCTATGCAACGTGGTGTTGTCCATAAAAGGATGTAATACGAACAACATGAACCGTCATGTGAGGACCCGTCACCCCACGATTTATAAGGCAGAATGCATGATGAAACGAGCTCCTTCCATGGAGCAAATTGAAGCAGACTTCACTGAGGTGGAAACACCAATTGCGGTGAAGACCGAGGAGATTTGCAGCGAGAAGGACTTTGATGACCCTtttg AAACCCCCCAGCAACGCCAGCGCCGAAGCTGGATATGGCTGTACTTCACCCGCGTCTCATCCACCAGCGCGCAGTGCAAGCTATGCAACCGGAACATCTGCCACGGAGGCAACGCCACCGGCAACATGAACCGCCATCTCAAGATGATCCATCATAAAACTagag ATGACCACACCTGGGTATGGAAGGTGTTTGAGAATTCAGAAGACGACTTCTACACCTGCAAACTCTGTCAGTACCAGTGCATGAAGTTCACTGACCTCGATAAGAGCCTCGCTTGCATCCTCGCTCACTTGAAGGATGAGCACGGAGTAGTATCAGGAGATCAGATCATCACGGGCAACGATGGTGAAGACGAAGACAATAATTGA